The DNA region TGAATGAATATTGCATTTGCAAAGGTGAAACGAAAAATATTAATCAGGGTTGTCTGCTTGATTTGTTTCTTGGTTATTAATAATAGGAAAGAaagcaacaaataaaatggGTCAGATTTGTAATTAAAGTATATCATATATGGAGGGTGATCGTTTTGGtaggaaataataatataataaatatatttagggGGAATGGATTCAAACGTCTGCCTCAAATCCTTCCAAATGGAGAAGGTGGCCTGGAAGGAGCccaaataaaacttttatttttatttttataataattaaatataaataaacaaagatatttttacttattttatctGTCTTAAACCTGAtaatttctttccttcttccgggtatatatatatatatatatatatccttgaATAGGTTTCCCTAACACCAAAATTACATTTCACACATATTTGGTTCCTTGCAGAAGAAGATGGAGAACAACAGCAGGAGTCCGCGAGAGGGTTGCATGGATTTTGCAGTTCACAGCCAAGTGATAAAGATTAAGGaagaaattgagaaaataaaGCACCCTTCACTTCAGCTACACATGAGGCGTGCCCTTCTCAGAGATGTCAACCGCCTCCGCTCTCGCTCACCCCTCGGATTTGCAGACAGAGAGAGAGCTATCCTTACTTAGATGTTACAAACTTACACACACATGTACATATAAAAATACAGAGACTTCCCTTTCAAGGAAGTTTCAACTATGATATTTTGTGTTTCTTCTTCCTAGCTTTCTATGTGTTTCTGTACTTCCTTGTACATGTTTTTGGTGGTAACGTTTACGACGTGGTTTCTCTCAAGTCTATAACTCCCTTTTTTACTCATAATTTCTCCATGTGTATGGCTTTTTGCAAACGCTGGACTTCTTCCTATAAgatttggttttttatttttgattcttTAATTGGATTGTCCTAAAATGAATCCTGTGACTTCACaaataacttttattatttggtCGGGAAAAGGGCGAGGATTTGTTGTTCCCTGTTTATAAACTTCATAAAACCCTGTGCTTCGGTGCTTCGGTGCTTCTCTGGTTGTATGTCCAGGTTTCAACGAT from Glycine soja cultivar W05 chromosome 8, ASM419377v2, whole genome shotgun sequence includes:
- the LOC114421215 gene encoding uncharacterized protein LOC114421215, which produces MENNSRSPREGCMDFAVHSQVIKIKEEIEKIKHPSLQLHMRRALLRDVNRLRSRSPLGFADRERAILT